The genomic window GagtcattgccccttgtgctgtccctgggcaccactgagcagagtctggccccagccccttgccccccagcctttatctcttgctgagcattgctcagctgccctctggggctgctctgctgcaggctctcagctccagggctctcagcctttgctcctcccagagctgctccaggcccctcagcatcttcctagcctctgctgggctctctgcagcacttccctgaccctctggagctggggagcccaaactgAGCACAACCCTCAAGAAGGACCAGCTGAGTCCCCCCAGGGGTACAGCATCCCTCCTCCTGCAAGGGCAGACACAGGCTCCTCACCCATACTCTGTGtccccagcaagcagcacagtGTTGAGGGCAGCCCTCTGGGGCTCTGTCAGCGCTGAGCAGAGCTTCAGGTTCTCCAGGACGCCGGGGTCCGAGGCTGCGATGGTCTCGGGCTCCATGTCGCACACCAGCGCCCcgaggctgctgagctgctggcggTTCAGgtgcctgctcctcaccccctggCAGAGACAACGCCCCCCCTCGAGCATCAGCCGGGAGGGGCCCGGGCCccgcagccccccccagcccgggccccgcagccccccccagcccgggccccgcagccacccccagcccggGCCCCGCTCACCAGGCACGTCAGAGCCCTCCGCAGCAGCCCCGACCGCCGGGctgagcccctgggcagcaggtccAGGCGCCCGCGGGATGCCCTGGTGTAGAACTCCTTGCAGGTCTCACCACGGacctcagctgagctgtggggagAGAGCCAGCgtggcagggaggagcaggggccgGGCAGGAGAGCTCAAATGCTGCTTCGTGTGGGCACAGGGAAAGTAGTTTTGAGCTGTtccaggaagctgctgaggtgcAAGGGGCTAGAGGTGGTCTCTtaccctgggcacagcactggcactgcccagcaccgTGCACACCATGCCAGGGCCAGTGTGGAGCCAGGCTCAGGGAGGAGTGAGGCGAGGAGGGGACCAGGGAAATGCCCTGCCCGGGGCTGAAGGTGCCCACGGAGGGAGGGGACTTGCACAGAGGCAGAGACTCCCAGgctggtgggggggaaggaagcctCCAAGCCCATCtattccacccccctgcagccagcagggacagccccaaccagagcaggctgctcacagcccaaaGAGCCTGACCTAGGGTGGCTCCAGGGGGGGacatctcccccctccccaggaaatctgggccaggctctcaccaccctcaggggcaaacctctctcccttctctccagcctgcatctCCCTCTCTTAGCTCAAAGcctccccccttgtcctgtcccagcaggccCCAGGTGCCCCAGGCTGGTGAGCCCTGGCTGGCACCGCTTGGCACCAAAGCCATGGCCTGCCCTGGGTACTCACTCAaagaagagcagcaggtcaggtgGCAACCCCTGGAACTCCTTCGTCAGGTTCCTGGCAgcgagcagcctggccaggcaggacagctgggcagggagaggcttgTCTTGGCCGTGCCAAGGTGGTGAGACCCCCttcaccccagcaccccccacctccctctgccctgttgGGCTCCATGGGGTTTGCAgtccccccagggctgcccctgcccacctgGGCGCTGCTCAGCTCCACGGAGTTGTTCTGCAGCCCCCGGGCAAAGGCCAGGATGGCAGCAGCGGGCAGGTCGCTGGCTGGGAggcatggcacagctggcagcctgcaggtgGGAGGCACAGTTCCATTTCACCTCCCTcttcagctccccagcaccccacgAGTGATGagccccctccttccccctgagCACGGCTGTGGGGGGTAAGTGCCAGCAGtttcttgtccctcttgaactggggagcccagacctggacccaggactgcagctgaggcctccttagggcagggcagagaaggagcagaacctccctggacctgctgcccacaggcaaTGTCTCAGCTGcaggggcacactgctgccacccTGGCTGGGGTGGTGGTAGAGGTGCCCAcggctgtgggggagggagaccccagcagagcctggatgcGAGCTCAGGGGAGGCTCCCCGTGTGTCAGCCccggcaggaggaggaggtccCTGCGGTGTTTGTGCTACAACCAAAGCTgaagccccagccagccccagaaccgGCTGCACAAGGCTGCAAGTCCTCTGCAGCCTAACCCCCCCGtcacagctggggcagggaggggagaaacGGACCTGCTCCCACACCGGCACCGCTGCCGGCCCCCACCCAGACCCCCCGGGCTCGGGATCCCAGCCGGGGCTGGTGCTTACTGGGCGCTCGGCTCAGCGGTGGGCGGAACGGCTCCGACcgtcagggcagcctggggaggaggaggatgggtgaGGGATGTTCAGCCCCTCTGAGAGCGATGGGAAAGGGCTTTCAAAGCAAGGCTCAAGCAGGGCATGGGGTCTGACCTGgccagtgcccccagcctgcagcccacaagcagctgggagctgtgctgggttacaggGGGGGACCAAAAGCCCCCAGAGCGGAGACCCTTCCGCGGCAggtctgcccctgctgccccggggctgggcagcGCTGGGCGCCCATCAGCTCTGGGATTCAGACTTTGGtctgggagcagggtggggaagCCGCTGCgtgatggatgggaggggacaGGACAGGGCCAGGGCTGCACAGAGGGCCGGGGGGGAGGAAGTGGATTCGGTTCCCTGCAGACGAGGACTGGGGGGACCgcggcagctctgctgcccctggcaccagccGCGAGGTTTTGGCGGAGCCTGGACCGACCCGCAGCGGGGGGACActcaccactgctgccttcaccagccccagggagagACCTGCAACAGAGTGAGTCATAACCCACCCGTGGCCGTGCTCgggggggctctgcagcacccccGCGGCCAGGGCCTGGGAAGGGCTTTTTCACTGTCAGTTTGATAACGTTCAGTGGATGCTGGAGAgcaccaggcagggagcagcccacacaacacctgcagctcccacctgcgggccaggggctgcctcaGTGGGGGCTTAGGaggtagaatgggaggggtcCACTGCTGGCAATCTGCCTGAGCAGATTTCTCACTGGGAAACCCTCCCTCTGCCCGTGGGCAGTGATGGGAGccagaggaaaggcagagggcacaggctgggggtggggccaggggtggaagggggtcctggggcagGGTCACCTTGAAGGGGACAAGAAGTCACTCACAGAAACAGAGAGTGatggctgctggggccagggctgcctgcaccaTGCTGCTTGTGCCAGGGCTCCGTCCTtggtgcaggctgggcagccaggagctctgtcCCACGCTCtgggatggtgttggatgcctgctggggggggaaggagcagccaaGCCCCTCCTCtgatgctggggctggagctgtggggtacagcagctctgtgtcccccaCCTGTGCCCTGATCAAACCCCAGGAGGGAGAAACTTAGGTCCTGTAGAGCAGAGAATTGCACTCCCCACCCATCCTGCAAGAGGCTCCATGAGAAATTGTCCTctggggcacccagcctgagccctgcagggagaggatcTCCCTTCAGCTCCACACAGGAGCACTGGGCTCACAAAGACCAGTGGAACCCCCTGGAGGGGCACCAGGTGTAGCTCTCCCCTTgtccccagtgccacatccctcagcaacTCCTGAGGTCACAAATCCCTGCTCCAGAAACGTCTTCCATGGCTGCCCAGCGCTGCCCTTCCACCTGGAGCCATTTCTCCGCTGCCTCTCCAGAGCAGGTAGCTCAGGTAGCTCCTTGCCCTTCCAGCCAGAGCCATCTCTCCTCCCATTCTCAAGGCAGGTACCCAAGCAGCTAGAACTGGAGACCTTCACCCTCCAAGCCTCATCCCTCGCCCCAGACCCCCCCAGTGACCTCaccaagctgtgctgctctccgtCCAGGGGGCtttggctgggggctgcagctttggtgctgctctgctggggcaggtgcTGAGTGGTGGCTGGGGATGGGCTTGGGCTTGGCACTTATCTGCTGTGGGGTGGGGATGGTGCTCTGCAAAGGGGGTGTGACGTGGCAGTGTCTCAACAGGGCTGTGTCAAGCTGCTCTCTcctggctttgctttgctgtgatTTGTGGGCTGAGGCtttttgggggtgttggggATGGTTTGTTCCCTTTGAAAGAGTCACTTTGAACTTTGGGGTAAATAAGTTACATttctgagctcctgctgcagacaaAGGTCCTCCCACAGTTAGTGGGAAGCCTTCAAGCTGGCCAGGGGTGCAGTCTGTAGGGCATTTAGGGTGTGGAAGGGGGGCTCTTGGTGGTGGGCTCAGCacgctgctgggagctgctgcccttgtTCCCATCCTTTTGGCTTTGGCCATGGAGAGGCCAATTCCCTTCTGCcacctctggccctgctctgaagcaccttccagcatgtgCCGTGGAGGAGGAGGCCAAAAAGCAGGGACTCAAAACCTTTCTGAGGCTGTGATGCAAACCTGGAGGAGCCTGACGCTGTGGCAGCAAACCCTGGAGCCgtggaatggtaggggctggatgggaccctTGGAGATCAGTGGCACCTGAGGGTTGAtcctgggcagaggggagggtgGCAGCTGCTTGCTTGGCTGCACCCCTTCCTCAGCTAGGTTTTGGGGGGCACCACCCTGTGCCAAGGGTCTCTGGACCCGCTGGTGCAGCGCTGATCAGGGTTTGGCATCCCTCAGTGCTCCCAGCCTGtgtccccatcctgcccccGCGGCCAGCAGccagtcctgcagcacagggctgggccagccccGGGGGGAGCTCCTCTTTGGGAAGGATTTGCTGCAGAAAGAGCTCTGCTTGGAGCAGGGAAATTAGAGAAACTTGTTTGCTATGAGGTGCAGGTGggacacagcccctgccccaggcttgctggccagaggtggctggagcagggccccTTCCTCGAGCCCCAGGTCCACCATGGGGCTTGAAACTGACCCTGAAACCTCAGGAGGAGCAGCCACAGGAGCAGCCACCCCAAATCCAAATGGCCTGAGAAGCATTTGCTCAAGCCCCTttccctgggggtcctggtgggctgctgctgggctccaacCACATTCCCCCCATGCTGGGTGGGCTGGAAACCATCTCCCCTCCTAATCAGCTACTTCTCTGCCACTGCCAGGTTTGTAAAGACTGcaaacaacctccctgggtctTCCCtcgctgctccagctgctccagcccaaggAATGCCATTCATGGGCAAGAGTTAGGCAGAAactgggctggaaaaggcctctgagatcagccagtccaaccttcaacccaacccccccatggccatcaaaccatgccccagagtgccatggccacagggctctggaacagctccaggcatggggactccaccagctccctgggcagcctgtgccagcccctgaccactctggcagggaagaagctgttcctcatctccaccctcccctcccctggcacaattccaggccacttcctctcctcctagcaCCTGATAGTAGGGGGCAGAGTGACCTTCCCTGTgcaccccccagcaccagcggccccagggctgcttctcCACCTTGCCAGTGTTTTGTAACCAGGagcttttcttctgcctctgccctttGGCTGGGgccaagcccagctgctggtgtggagcaggatgggctgtgggcagggccgggctggagaagggccaggGCACTGGCACCTGCCCCAGCCACCTCGGGCATCCCTGGCCGTCTGCGTGGCAGCTGCCGAGCCTGGGAGGCCACGCAGGAAGCTAATCCTGGTGGCTTCAGCCGGGAGCAGAGGCAAGGATGAGCGTGGTGCTGacagaacaggttggccaggtcggagccctggggctgggccgGTCTGGGCTCATTCCTGgaaccccccagccccagagtggcCCTGCTGCAACTCCCTGACCCGCGGCACCCACAGAGCGGAGCGGGGACTGCGGGACACAGGCAATGCTTTACTGGGGCCATGTGCAACGAGGGAGGGTCAGCAGGAGACACAACATCACCAGGTGCCCCCCCATAACCCCCCTGCCcaaaggcaggctgggctcaCAGGTGAGGCAGCAAAGGCTCCgtggcagagaggagggagcaggactGGCTGCAGCACGGGAGACAAGCTGGAGGGACAGCTGGAAAGCTCTCTGCAGGGTAAGGAAAGcattgccccatccctggctcctgcactgctgggttcagctgcagcacacccagggtgaggggtggggggtgcagGGTGTGGTGAGCAccgggtgccagccctgcccaccacCGGTGGTCCAtcagcctccctctcctcctgcctgggcactgctgtgtcCCCACTGGCTTCTCCCACTGACCTCTGGCCCCATGGTCAAGGGCAGCCTCGGCCCAGCCgtcaggggcaggggaggctgcatcTCGCCCCCGGTGCCGCAGCCGTCAGCTGCCTCAGGCCCTGCACGTCACCCACGTCCATCCTTTGGCAAACAGGTTTAGGGGCATGATTTACTGCTTCAGGACCCACCTGTggctgcctctcccctccccagccactcctGGCAGATGGGATGGGCAGGGATGTGGCCTGGGAGGAAGGAGCCAGGTCTCCTGCTCCcccaagccctgctgagccttctgccagcagctgccactcGCTGTCCAGGAGCCGTGCACCACGtccctgccctcaccctgcacaggacagcagcacCTTGCACCCAGccacaagctgcagaagcaagGTGAAggtcacctcctccccagcccgaatgcaccagcagctggagacACAAGGGCCAGGTGATGCAACAgccctcagggctctgctgaccTGCAGGCTGAGTTCACTCCCAGGGAGAGGGCTGAGCCACTTTAATCCCCCCCGGGGTGAACACAGTAGCTATGTGGAGTCTCTGTCAGGTGCATCTCCAGTGGAACAAGGGCTGTGGGctgacaaggctctggccatctgctgctgtggtggtgcagTGCCACATGCCTCAGGGCTGTGTGCTCTGGATGCCACGAGCTCCAGCCAGCCCTGTCCCATGCCTCTGCCCTCTTCTCCTCGGTTGCTAAACCACAGGAccctggaattgttttggttggaaaaggcctctgaggtcatggagtccaaccctcaacccagcaccaccgtggccaccaaaccctggccccaagggccatggccacaggctcctgaacacctccaggcatggggactccaccacctccctgggcagcctctgccagcccctgaccactcctgcaaggAATAAATTGTTCCTCCAAACCTTCCCAGCTAGGACTTgtggccattccctcttgtcctgtcccttgttcctgggcagaagagagcaacctccacctggctgcagcctcctctcagggagctgcagagggcaatgaggtctccctcagcctctcctccaggctgaacacccccagccccctcagcagctcctcaccagccctgctctccagacccttccccagcttctttgcccttctctggacctgctccagctcctcaaagtccttcttgcactgagggccccagactgaacccaggattcaaggtgtgacctcagaAGACAAACAGGATGGGAAGGTGACAGTGAGCTGGCACTACAAAGGATCTCTGCTTGGCATCTTGCAAAGCTTGGCACCAGCACGAGCCAAggtccctcctgctcctcacatcAATCCTCAGCCTGACACTGGAAGGAACCCAGGTTCAAccacttcctcagctgctcctgttgctccagagccctcccaaACTGCCCACCCAAAGGACCCCTGGAGCCCTGCCATGGGACCAAAACCTGACACTTAACCCCCAGTGCTGGGGTAAAGCAGAGGGGGACCTCCACCCCCAGGGCAGAAGTGGGTGCTAGGAAAAGGCAACACTTGGACAAGGAAGAGCAACACCTGGTAGGAAAGCTTTGGGCTGCTGGCTGTCTGACCACAGCACTACCACAATGAGCTCATTTCTGAGACCACCTGCACTCCAGAACCACCACAAGACCAAATTCTTCTGAGAGAAACTGGCAGCAAAAAGGTTAAAATCCACAGGAATCAACTCCCCCAGCAGGTaccccaggcaggggctggggggcaaggaagCGAGTGGGCAGCGACGGGGAGGGACCCCTCCTGTGCCCACCACActgcccagctccacaggcaCACCCCCTGGAGCCATCCCAGGACTaggggggctgctggtgcccccaggctgcccttcagcctcctgctctcccagctcccacaCCAGGTGTGTGCCAGTGAGCACAGGCAGCCGGGGCCGAGGGCAGTGGGGAcgtcagcactgcagctgcacctGGGACGTTCTCCCCTCCCATTCGAgcaccccagcactgagggggTGTGGACAGGCCCATGCTGCTCATGGCAAAGGCAGTGCTGATGCCACCCTGGCTGTGCCCGAGCCCCAGGATGGGGATGTGAAGCTCTGGGGTCACTCTAAGCTGGTAGGTGACACACTGCTGCTAAGGCTTGGCAGGAGGAAAGGGGCATCCAGTGGCCAGAGGGATGATGAGCAGGGTACAAAACCAacccagcctgagcccagccccagaggtGAGGGAAGCCATGGCACAGAGCAAGTGCAGGTGTGGAGTCAGGGCTCCACTGGGACACAATGGAGCACTGGGCTGGGACTGCAGGGATGTGGTTTGTGCTCACTCCAGAGCCCACTCTGCCAACCACTGCTCGCAGTGCGCTCTCTGCTCCTCCGTCTCCGGGCTGCCGGCTGCCTTCTgtgcctccccttccccaccacccaGCGCAgcttcctggctctgctcttcctgcttctgcatcatcttctccttcagctcctggatgGTCTCATCCAGCTGGTGCAGGACCTGCTGGGGCACCCAGTTGCTGTCCatggaggtgaggaaggggtCGGGGGCGCAGACCTCGATGAGCTCGGTGCTGGTGGGGATGCGCAGGTAGTAGGCGTGCAGCATCATCCTGTAGGGGCTGCTGTCCTTCCTGTGGCTGTAGGTGAAGTCCCCCACGATGGGGTGGCCGATGGCACTGCAGTGAACCCGCAGCTGGTGAGTCCGacctggcaggggaggaggagcagagtgtggccagcagggccaggggggcTCTCCTCCCACACcgctctgccctagggaggccacagctggagcaccggggccagggctgggctccccagctcaagagggacagggagctgctggagagatccagaggtgctgaggggctcTGTGAGGAgcgaaggctgagagcctggagcagcaccagaggggagctgagcaatgctcagcaagagataaaggctggggggcaagaggctgggggcagactctgctcactggtgcccagggacaggacaaggggcaaggggcacaaactggagcccaggagatttggtgtgaaggtgctggaggcctggagcaggcacagaggttgtggagtcttctctagagagattccaaactcacctggcCATGGTGATCCTGGGCcacctctgggtgcccctgcttcagcagggggggttggactggatgacctccagaggtcccttgcaatccCAGCAGGCTGGGATGGTGTGACCCCGGACAGAATCCCTCCGTGAGGGCTCAGTGGAGCCAGGTGACAATGCACCAGGTGGCTTTTATCCCCTCAGTCTGAGAGCCTGAGTCCTGCAGGAGCTCAGTGTGgcgctcagctctgctcagccctttctGGGCTTCCATCCTGCGCTACCCTGCTGCAACCAAGGTGCAGGGCTACAagcacaggtcccacagcagctcctctgcctccctcagctgcccaaccctcctggggacaggctctgtgctgtgcccagccccacagccacctcaaagctcctggggctgcagcccagcctgctctggtggcccccagccctcacctgtcagcggctgcagcagcactttggTCACAGGGTCTCCGCCGTAGGAGCCGCGCTCGAGCACGATCAGCTCTGACTGGCAAGGCTTGGGATTGTCACAGCCTGCAAGGAGACCCAGAGCGGGGTCAgctccccccagcagggctgaggggcgctgggcagggcagggcagctgctcaccCTCAGTCCCATCGATGCACATCATGTGGGTCATGCCCTCCGTGGTGTTCTTCCCGATGGCATAGCTGATGGTCATCCGCCGCTGGCTGACGTGGCCTCTGACCTGGGGAGAGGGCAGCGTGGAGACCCTGCCAGGGCCAgcgccagggccagggccagggccagggccagggctgctcctcgccagcaccaggagcagcaggagcagaggacaaGCTGGGATTCAGCAAGCCCAGAAGgtgagtcagagaatcagactcccaggctggtttgggtgggaagagtcCCtggaagctcctccagtccacccccttgcagccagcagggacagccccagcccaagccagctgctcagagccccacacagcctggcctgggatggtgccagggatgaacaacctcagctctcagcttccaccctcccagcactgctgtggctcctctggccctgctcccccaggtccctgtctgtgctgtgctgaggaccccagagctgccccagcaccgcagggaatcccctccctgcccctgctgctgggggcagcccaggacagggctggctctgggctggcagcacaaggtgccagctcctgcccagcttctcacccaccagcacccccaagcccttctccacagggttgctccccagcctcatcctccagcctgtgctgatgCCAGGGGTTGCCCCAGCTCCTGTGCAGGACCCGGCACGTGGCCTTTGTGCCCTCCTGAGGCTCACCCAGTGCAGAGGCAGGCCCTGGCGGGGAGGACTCACCAGGGCAAGGTAGGCTTTGGTCACCAGCCTGTCCCTGAAGCACTTGTAGGCACTTCCTGCTGCCGCCTTGTTGAGTGCCACGCACAGGGCCCCACTGGTGGAGAAGTCCAGCTGGTGGCAGAACCTGCGGAGGAGATGGGAGGCAGAGGGCattgccaggccaggctggctcgggggcagggcagagcccacgCTGGTCGCCAGCTGCTCACCTGAAGCCATAGTAGGTGTGGGGGTCGGCCAGCTCGGGGAAGCGGTGCttgagctggctctgcagggtcaGGGTCTCGTACCACAGCTTGCTGTCGATGCGCAGGTCCCAGTGCTTGTTGACCACGATGAAGTCTGAGCTCTGGTACAGGATGCAGAGGTTGTCGATGGTGCCTGGCTCCATGGCCAGCGCCCTGTGGGGAGTGTGAGGGGCACCGGGGGTGAGCCAGGGGGGCCTCCAGCCAcatcctgggcaccctggggaACGGGGACAGCACCCTAGGAGAGCAAAgggacccagccagcatgggagGTAGCAGAAGCCAGAGGGGGGGTACCCTCATAAGAGGAGTGCTGGTGCTACAGTGACACTGACGTCACACCCAGAGTGACACCAGTGTGACATCATGAGTATCCCAGAGGGACACCGATGTCACACCACATGTGCCCAAGAGTGACACCTAAGGGGCCCCCCAGTCTTGCCAGTGtcaccccctgcagctcccaccccGTACCGGTTCCGCAGCCACTGTCCTAGTGTAACCCCGTACAGCTCTGCCACTGTCCCGCTGTCGCGCGTGGAGGCCCCACAGCCGCTCGGTGCTCGTCCCATCACACTGCCCGACGGTGGGGCTCAGCTTGCCCCAGGCTCCTGCCGCCCCCGACCGCCACCACCTCGGTGGCGTCCCGGTGGGGACACGCGGGGCGGAGGGGGCGCAGGTcgcggcggggagggggcatGCACGGCCGAGGGGACAGGCACGCAGAGACAACACGGGGCACGGCGTGGTGGACACGGGGCACGGCGGAGGGGACGGGCACGGCGGCCACCCCTCCCACGACCCGCGGTGCCCACCCCGGGACCGACCTGGAGCGCCGTGGCCGGGCCGGGCTGGCCGGGGGGCCGCGAGCGCCTACATTGTATCCAGCGGCGGCGCCTTGCCGCGCGTCGCGTCCAATCAACGCCAGCAGCGCCGCGCGTCACATCCAATCAGCTCCGCCGCCGCTTCCGGCCGGCGCGCCGAGGCCAATCAGCGCGGGCTCCGCTGGCGGCCGGAAGCGCGCGGCGGGCGGGCTGCGGGGCCATGGCGGACCCCGAGGAGGGTCCCGAGGATAACTTCTACGAGCGGTTTGcggcagagctggaggtgctggccgAGCTGGGAGGTGGGAACCGCTGCGGTGCTCTCTCCGGGACCGGAGGCGGTGGCGGTGGGCAGCGGGCAGGGGCCGGGCTTTGCGCGCAGCCACGTGTGCCCACCCCACCGCGGTCGCCGCTTGCGTGAGCGGCCCCGCGGCGTCTCGCCTCTTGCAgatgacccctccccacccgCCGGCCCCAGAATCTCCCAGTTCCGAGGTAGGAATCAGCCGCCGGAGGAGCCCGAGCCCCCCGAGGACCTCATCGGGGACAGCGACCCGGGGGACACcaacccccggaagagggagcgGGGTCTTGAGCCGCCCTGCGCCTCCCCATCTGCCGCAGCCCGCAGTAGGTTTGACCCAAGCCAGCTTAGCAGCCCCCCGGGTGCTGCTgacccccccaccccgagcTGAGCATCACCCTTCAgcaatctcttcctcctgccctgctgtctcTCAGCCCCGAAGCCCAAGCGGCAGCGCCTGGAAGCTGTTAAGAAGCtcagctttggtgtggaggaTGAGTTGGCTCCCGATGTCCTCTGGGAGGGTGTCCCAGGGTCACCTTCTGCTTCTCAGGCTCCCAGGTTGGGCACCTTCAACCTCACTTCTGGCAGGTGTAGAGGGAAAGGGCCCTTGATCCCCACCCTCTGCTTCTCAGGCTTCCAAGCTGGCCACCTTCAACCTCACTTCTAGCAGGGGTGAAGGGGTTCAAGGGCTCTTTCCTCCACCCCTGCTAAAGGAACCTGGAGATAAGTGGCATGGCCCCGCTGCagaccaccccaccccctgggAAGAAGAGGGTCCTCAAGCGGCCGCCTGTTCTGGAGGACTACATCAATGTGACATCCACTGAGGGCACCAGGGTCTTCATGGTCCTCAGGGATGACTCCTCCAGGACAGGGGTGGAGGTAGGGAGAGATCTGGAACTGCTGCTCTGTGAcccccctgcagctgaggaggggatgtgtggggctgggggttgtgTGAGCGTGGCTGTGTGTCCCCTGCTCCTCGCAGCTCCCCGACGCCCTGGGCTGGAACGCACGCAGGCCGCTGCacttgctgggggtgccctTCTCCTACCT from Dryobates pubescens isolate bDryPub1 chromosome 4, bDryPub1.pri, whole genome shotgun sequence includes these protein-coding regions:
- the RPUSD1 gene encoding RNA pseudouridylate synthase domain-containing protein 1 isoform X1; its protein translation is MEPGTIDNLCILYQSSDFIVVNKHWDLRIDSKLWYETLTLQSQLKHRFPELADPHTYYGFRFCHQLDFSTSGALCVALNKAAAGSAYKCFRDRLVTKAYLALVRGHVSQRRMTISYAIGKNTTEGMTHMMCIDGTEGCDNPKPCQSELIVLERGSYGGDPVTKVLLQPLTGRTHQLRVHCSAIGHPIVGDFTYSHRKDSSPYRMMLHAYYLRIPTSTELIEVCAPDPFLTSMDSNWVPQQVLHQLDETIQELKEKMMQKQEEQSQEAALGGGEGEAQKAAGSPETEEQRAHCEQWLAEWALE
- the RPUSD1 gene encoding RNA pseudouridylate synthase domain-containing protein 1 isoform X2, which produces MTISYAIGKNTTEGMTHMMCIDGTEGCDNPKPCQSELIVLERGSYGGDPVTKVLLQPLTGRTHQLRVHCSAIGHPIVGDFTYSHRKDSSPYRMMLHAYYLRIPTSTELIEVCAPDPFLTSMDSNWVPQQVLHQLDETIQELKEKMMQKQEEQSQEAALGGGEGEAQKAAGSPETEEQRAHCEQWLAEWALE